A single region of the Podospora pseudopauciseta strain CBS 411.78 chromosome 1, whole genome shotgun sequence genome encodes:
- the RCO1_1 gene encoding transcriptional regulatory protein rco1 (EggNog:ENOG503NYJ4; COG:Q), which produces MICFGYEAKGDGPPDVCYYRVAPDGKFLEVVWLVAPVVGMIHDFAVTENFVLFPIMPQVCDLERLKQGGEHWQWSPETPFYVGVLPRTGAKPEDVKWFQYRNSFPGHVSNTFKDSSGNLVMDIALSDKNVFFWWPDAQWNAPEPSSIVSQLKRFVTDPKSSNLHLADPEVLQEDNSEFYRIDDRFATQPYRHCFYDMLNPALGTDFPGITHQLGGGYPLYNSLGHLDLQTRKVEVYFPGRTHMVQEPVFIPRRGSGEEGDGYLLALVNNYATMSSELHLLDTKNFTKVQVVILLPVRLRQGLHGNWVDDDKP; this is translated from the exons ATGATTTGCTTTGGGTATGAGGCCAAAGGAGATGGGCCGCCTGATGTGTGCTATTACCGAGTAGCTCCTGATGGCAAGTTCCTCGAGGTGGTGTGGCTCGTTGCGCCAGTTGTGGGAATGATTCACGACTTTGCTGTGACTGAAAACTTTGTGCTTTTCCCCATCATGCCGCAGGTTTGTGATCTCGAGAGGCTGAAGCAGGGTGGCGAGCACTGGCAGTGGAGCCCCGAGACACCGTTTTATGTCGGCGTTTTGCCTCGAACAGGCGCGAAGCCGGAAGATGTTAAG TGGTTTCAATACCGCAACTCATTCCCCGGCCATGTTAGCAACACCTTCAAGGACTCATCGGGCAATCTCGTCATGGACATTGCGCTCAGTGACAAGAACGTCTTCTTTTGGTGGCCGGATGCCCAGTGGAATGCCCCGGAGCCAAGTTCAATTGTCTCCCAGTTGAAGCGTTTTGTGACTGATCCAAAGTCTTCAAACCTCCATCTTGCCGACCCAGAGGTGCTTCAAGAGGATAACTCGGAGTTTTACCGAATCGACGACCGATTTGCCACTCAACCATACAGGCACTGCTTCTACGACATGTTGAATCCGGCGTTGGGGACCGACTTCCCAGGGATTACCCACCAGCTTGGCGGGGGATACCCTCTGTATAACTCGCTGGGACATCTTGACCTCCAAACTCGTAAGGTAGAAGTGTATTTCCCTGGACGAACACACATGGTTCAGGAGCCAGTATTCATTCCCCGTCGGGGGTctggtgaggaaggagatgggTATTTGCTTGCGCTTGTAAACAACTACGCCACGATGTCGAGTGAGCTACACTTGCTTGACACGAAAAACTTTACCAAAGTGCAAGTTGTCATCTTGTTGCCCGTGCGGTTGAGGCAAGGGTTGCATGGGAACTGGGTAGACGATGATAAACCATGA
- the RCO1_2 gene encoding transcriptional regulatory protein rco1 (EggNog:ENOG503NYJ4; COG:Q), with amino-acid sequence MAAQAPTHFPDRPQFSGVMKPCRLEGEVSHLEAHGAIPDDIDGTFYRVMPDPQLPPFIQDDPWFNGDGSISAFRIKDSKVSFKHKYVQTEKLKREREAKRALLGKYRNKYTDAVEFKVRTSINTNIIHFNGKLLALKQDTPPYELDPETLETLDLHTF; translated from the exons ATGGCAGCACAAGCACCAACTCACTTTCCCGATCGCCCTCAGTTCTCTGGGGTTATGAAGCCATGCCGCCTTGAAGGCGAGGTTTCACACCTGGAGGCCCATGGGGCAATTCCAGATGACATTGACGGTACGTTTTACCGTGTCATGCCAGATCCCCAGCTGCCTCCTTTCATCCAAGATGACCCA TGGTTCAACGGAGATGGCTCCATCAGCGCTTTCCGGATCAAAGACAGCAAAGTCTCTTTCAAGCACAAATATGTCCAGACTGAGAAGCTGAAACGAGAACGCGAGGCCAAGCGGGCCTTGTTGGGAAAGTACCGCAACAAGTACACCGATGCGGTCGAGTTCAAAGTCCGCACCTcaatcaacaccaacatcatccacTTCAACGGCAAGCTGCTCGCCCTCAAACAAGACACCCCGCCGTACGAATTGGACCCAGAAACCCTCGAGACCTTGGACCTGCACACTTTTTGA
- a CDS encoding hypothetical protein (COG:Z; EggNog:ENOG503NYQ3) gives MARAAPEEVRRRWEAERRVNEARVAMVHGLGGLPTPPMLSERPETPPKPFTTIPFSRDRDFVNRGDILEQIDRRCSEPAARVALVGLGGVGKSQLAIEYAHRLATRQPDAWVFWVHAGTYARVEEGFRTIADAVKLTGRNLPKADILQLVYSWLSNERNGRWIMILDSADDRDVFYNANIAHGTTSGDERDRRPFVTYLPQSQNGSIIVTTRNKDLAFRLSGRRQNMIEVGPMAQTDALTLLEKKLGSPADLDVAADLVRALDLVPLAISQAAAYIQARAPRSSPEKYLTEFRKSEHRKSSLLQYDAGDLRRDGGASNAVLTTWQISFDYIRSKRRSAADLLSLMSFFDRQGIPGWVLKPPRVTKQEVPGRCLDEAGDTDLKNGSSASDGGLTDGSADTIDDGFEDDVAMLRDYCLIATNEMDEFEMHGLVQFSTRKWLEQSGQQETFKQKFIERMAASFPTGDYKNWATCRNLFAHVQVVLGYRPNENREEIWATLLYNGGWFAWSQGRYEVAQQMVGKARRAREKRLGKEDAATQASISLFALVLLDRGQWEEAEKLFVQVMETCKTKLGADHPDTLTSIANLASTFWNQGRWEEAEKLFVQVMETRKTKLGADHPSTLTSMANLASTYRNQGRWEEAEKLFMQVMETRKTKLGADHPSTLTSIANLASIYRNQGRWEEAEKLEVQVVETWKTKLGVDHPDTLTSIANLASTYRNQGRWEEAEKLFVQVMETSKTKLGADHPFTLTSMAHLASTFWNQGRWEEAEKLFMQVIETSKTKLGANHPDTLTSMANLASTYMNQGRWEEAEKLFVQVMETRKTKLGANHPSTLTSMANLASTYWNQGRWEEAEKLEVQVMETSKTKLGADHPDTLTSIANLASTYRNQGRWEEAEKLFMQVMETCKTKLGADHPDTLTSMANLAFTWKSQGRHSGALALMKDCAQARQRRLGAEHPDTLSSLATVTKWGS, from the exons ATGGCGAGAGCTGCCCCCGAAGAGGTTCGGCGGCGCtgggaggcggagaggagaGTAAACGAGG CCCGTGTCGCCATGGTGCACGGGCTGGGGGGATTGCCGACCCCGCCAATGTTATCAGAACGACCTGAAACCCCGCCGAAGCCGTTTACGACCATCCCCTTCTCGCGCGACCGCGATTTTGTCAACCGCGGAGACATTCTCGAGCAAATCGACCGGCGGTGTTCCGAGCCCGCCGCTCGCGTGGCTCTCGTCGGCTTGGGTGGTGTCGGCAAGTCACAACTGGCCATTGAATATGCTCACCGACTCGCCACTCGCCAGCCTGACGCATGGGTGTTCTGGGTCCACGCTGGAACTTACGCGCGCGTCGAAGAGGGGTTCAGGACGATTGCCGACGCTGTAAAGCTGACCGGCCGGAACCTACCGAAAGCCGACATCCTACAGCTTGTGTACAGCTGGCTGTCCAACGAACGGAACGGCAGATGGATCATGATCCTTGACAGCGCTGACGACCGCGATGTGTTCTACAACGCGAATATTGCCCACGGTACGACCAGCGGCGATGAGCGCGATAGGCGGCCGTTTGTGACATACTTACCACAGAGCCAAAACGGATCGATTATTGTTACAACACGTAACAAGGATTTAGCATTCAGACTGAGCGGGCGCCGTCAAAACATGATCGAAGTCGGACCTATGGCACAGACTGATGCCCTCACACTCCTGGAGAAGAAGTTAGGATCGCCCGCGGATCTAGATGTGGCGGCCGATCTCGTACGGGCGCTCGACCTCGTTCCGTTGGCCATTAGCCAGGCTGCCGCCTACATACAGGCACGGGCGCCGCGAAGCTCACCCGAGAAGTATCTAACTGAGTTCCGGAAGAGTGAGCACAGAAAGAGCAGTCTTTTACAGTACGATGCTGGGGACCTACGGCGGGATGGAGGCGCGTCGAACGCGGTTCTCACGACATGGCAGATATCCTTTGACTATATCCGGTCCAAGCGGCGCTCTGCGGCGGACCTCCTGTCGCTTATGAGCTTTTTCGACCGGCAAGGCATTCCTGGGTGGGTTCTTAAACCACCTAGAGTTACTAAGCAGGAGGTTCCAGGAAGGTGTCTAGACGAGGCCGGAGATACAGACCTTAAAAACGGCAGCAGTGCTTCAGATGGTGGTCTCACAGATGGTAGTGCAGATACTATTGATGATGGATTCGAAGATGATGTGGCGATGCTGAGAGACTACTGCCTTATAGCAACGAATGAGATGGACGAGTTTGAGATGCACGGGCTTGTGCAGTTCTCAACGAGGAAGTGGCTAGAACAATCGGGGCAGCAGGAGACGTTCAAACAGAAGTTTATCGAGCGAATGGCAGCCTCATTCCCAACTGGAGACTATAAGAACTGGGCGACTTGTCGAAATCTCTTTGCACACGTTCAAGTGGTCCTCGGTTACCGACCCAACGAGAATAGGGAGGAAATATGGGCGACGCTTTTATATaatgggggttggtttgcATGGTCGCAAGGGAGATACGAGGTGGCACAGCAGATGGTAGGCAAGGCGAGAAGAGCCCGCGAGAAGAGGTTAGGAAAAGAGGATGCGGCGACTCAAGCTAGCATATCACTATTTGCTCTGGTCCTTTTAGACCGAGGCCAGTGGgaagaggccgagaagctatTTGTGCAG gtgatggagacttgcaagaccaagcttggggccgatcaCCCAGATACGCTGACGAGCATAGCCAACTTAGCATCGACATTTTGGaaccagggccggtgggaggaggccgagaagctatttgtgcaggtgatggagacgaggaagaccaagcttggAGCCGATCACCCTTCTACGCTGACAAGCATGGCCAACCTAGCCTCGACATATAGGaaccagggccggtgggaggaggccgagaagctgtttatgcaggtgatggagacgaggaagactaagcttggggccgatcaCCCTTCTACGCTGACGAGTATAGCTAACTTAGCGTCGATATACAGGaaccagggccggtgggaggaggccgagaagctggaggtgcaggtggtggagacttggaagaccaagcttggggTTGATCACCCAGATACGCTGACGAGCATAGCCAACTTAGCGTCGACATACAGGaaccagggccggtgggaggaggccgagaagctatTTGTGCAAGTGATGGAGACGagcaagaccaagcttggggccgatcaCCCTTTTACGCTGACGAGCATGGCCCACTTAGCCTCGACATTTTGGaaccagggccggtgggaggaggccgagaagctgtttATGCAGGTGATAGAGACGagcaagaccaagcttggggccAATCACCCAGATACGCTAAcgagcatggccaacctAGCATCGACATACATGaaccagggccggtgggaggaggccgagaagctgtttgtgcaggtgatggagacgaggaagaccaagcttggggccAATCACCCTTCTACGCTAAcgagcatggccaacctAGCCTCGACATACTGGaaccagggccggtgggaggaggccgagaagctggaggtgcaggtgatggagacgagcaagaccaagcttggggccgatcaCCCAGATACGCTGACGAGCATAGCTAACTTAGCGTCGACATATAGGaaccagggccggtgggaggaggccgagaagctgtttatgcaggtgatggagacttgcaagaccaagcttggggccgatcaCCCAGATACGCTGACGAGCATGGCTAACCTTGCTTTTACTTGGAAAAGTCAAGGTCGACATTCAGGCGCCTTAGCCTTGATGAAGGACTGTGCCCAGGCTCGGCAGCGACGACTTGGTGCAGAGCATCCAGACACCCTGTCGTCTTTGGCCACCGTCACCAAGTGGGGTAGCTAG